The Pseudoxanthomonas sp. genome segment CAGCTTCACCGCCGCCAGCGCCAACAGCTGCGCGCTGGTGCGCATGTACTGGCTGAACCACGGAGGCATCAACTTCGCCCGGTTGCGGTGGACGCCGCCCGGCAGCGCCACGCCGGTCATCATTCCGGCCACGGCCTTCCGCGACCCCGCGGCTGCCGCCAGCGCCACCGGGTGCAACGGCTCCATCACCGGCAACGGCACCACCATCACGCTGAACAAGGCGCTCGGCGCGCCACGCGCCGCGGCCAGCGACCAGTTCACCGTGCAGATCGGCACCACGGCAGCCGCCGGCACGGTGCGCGAGGCGACCACGTCCGGCGCGGGCGTCGGGCAGCAGGCCAGCACCGGCGCGCTGGCAGTGACCACCGGGGCGACCTATTATCTGCGCGACATCATGGCGACCGGCAGCGCGTCGACGCTGGCCGGTGCGTACACGGCCTCGATCAGCTGCACGCGCAACGGCACGGCGTTCACCCCGGCGGGCGCATCGCCGACCTGGAACGTCACGCCGGCGGCCAACGACCAGATCGTCTGCACCATCACCAATACCGCGCGCCCGATCCTGCGGCTCAGCAAGGAACTGCCCGACGGCCGCCTGCTGGGGACCGACCAGTTCACGCTGGCCATCGCCGGCACGGGCGCGGGCACCGGCGCGTCGGTGACGACCACGGGCGCCAGCACCACCCCCACCCAGACGGCCGTCGTTGCCCCGGCCACCGCAGGCGCCAGCTACACCTTCTCCGAAGCCGGAGCCGGCGGCGCGAACCTGGCCGACTACACGACGACCTACGCCTGCACCAACGCGCGCAGCGGCGGACCGGCACCCAGCGGCAGCGGGACCTCCTTCGCTTTTTCGCCGGTGGCGGGCGACCAGCTGAGCTGCGTGTTCCGCAACGTGCGCATCCCGCGCACCGACCTGTCCATCGTCAAGGCCGCCAGTCCCGCGACGGCCGTATCCGGCAGCGTGGTGACCTACACGCTCACCGCGAGCAATCCCGGTCCCAGCGCCGCCAACGGCACGGTCATCCGCGACACCCCGGGCGCCGGGCTGGACTGCGCCGATCCCGCGATCACCGCCGCGTGTGCCGCCTCGGGCGGGGCGAGCTGCCCGGGCGCCACCGTGCCGGTAGCCAGCCTGACCGGAAGTGCCGGCGTGAGCATCCCCACATTCCCGGCCGGCGGACAGGTGGTGCTGACCTTGCAGTGCCGGGTCACCGCGAGCGGCCTGACGCCCTGACGCCGTGCGTGCCCTCAGGGCACGCGCGCGCAGACCCAGGCATCCACGCGCGTCGCGCCCGCCGCGAGCAGGGCGCGCGCCGCCGCGTGCAGGGTGGCGCCGGTGGTCATCACATCGTCGAGCAGCGCGACATGCCCCGGCGGCACGCTGCCAGGCGGTACCGCAAAGGCGCGGGCGACATTGCGCTGCCGCTGCAGTGCGTCGAGCTCGGATTGCGGCGCCGTCGGCTGCACGCGTCGCAGCAGGTCCGCTCGCAGGGGCAGGGCGAGCCGCGCCGCCAGTGGCCGCGCCAGTTCCAGCGCCTGGTCGTAGCCGCGTTCGCGCAGGCGGCGGGCATGCAGCGGTACCGGGACAATCGCATCCGGCCGCGGCGCCGATGACAGGGGGCCCGCCATCAATTCCGCCATCAGCCGCCCGGCGGCCAGGTCGCGATGGAACTTGAAGCGCGGCACCAGCCGGTCCAGCGGGAACCCGTACACGAAGACCGCCTGCGTCCGCGTCAGCACCGGCGGCTTGCGCAGGCAATCGCCGCAGTCGCCTGCGTCCGCCATCGGCACCCCGCAGCGGGGGCATGCCGACGTGTTCCACGGCAGCCGTTCGGTACAGGAGGCGCACAGATCCGTGTCGTTGCTGCCGGTTTCGCGGCAGATCAGGCATCGCGGCGGGAACAGCAGGCGGACGGCACGACGCCATCCGCCGTCAACTCGTGAGGCATCCATGCGGTTGACAGGGCGGTGCCCGGTTTCCAGACTCCCCCGACTGTATTCCGTCGAGGCCGCGATGTCCGCACACATTTCCACCGATGCGCCGGTCGTGCGCCATGACTGGCGCCGCGACGAGCTGCTGGCCCTGTTCGACCTGCCGTTTCCCGAACTGCTGCATCGCGCGTCGACGGTGCATCGCGCCCATTTCGACCCCGCGGAGGTCCAGGTCTCGACCCTGCTGTCGGTCAAGACCGGCGGCTGCCCGGAAGACTGCGCCTACTGCCCGCAGGCGCAGCGCTACGACACCGGCGTGGCCGCGCAGAAGCTGATGGACGCCGACGACGTGCTCGCGAAGGCCGCGCAGGCCAAGGCGGCGGGCGCGTCGCGCTTCTGCATGGGCGCGGCCTGGCGGTCGCCGAAGGACCGCGACATCCCCAAGGTCGCCGAGATGATCCGCGGCGTGAAGGCGCTGGGGCTGGAGACCTGCGCCACGCTGGGCATGCTGAGCGGGCCGCAGGCGCAGGCGCTGAAGGACGCCGGGCTGGACTACTACAACCACAACCTCGACACCGCCCCCGACTTCTACGGCGACATCATCCGCACGCGCGAGTACCAGGATCGCCTGGACACGCTGGAACATGTCCGCGACGCCGGCATGAAGACCTGCTGCGGCGGCATCGTCGGCATGGGCGAGTCGCGCGACCAGCGCGCCGGCCTGCTGCAGGCCCTGGCCAACCTCCCGTCGCATCCGGATTCGGTGCCGATCAACCGGCTGGTGCAGGTGGCCGGCACGCCGCTGCACGGCACCACCGAGCTGGACCCGTTCGAGTTCGTCCGCACGATCGCGGTCGCCCGCATCGTCATGCCCGCCTCGATGGTGCGCCTGTCGGCCGGCCGTGAGGCGATGAGCGACGAACTGCAGGCGCTGTGCTTCCTCGCCGGCGCCAACTCGATCTTCTACGGCGAGAAGCTGCTGACCACCGGCAACCCGGATACCGCGCGCGACCAGGCGCTGTTCGCCCGCCTCGGGCTGCGGCCGATGGCGGTGCAGGTGGAAAACATGCACGACCATCACAGAACCGATGCCCCGGGCAGCGGTACGGTGCATGCCGACATCACCCGTCCCGAGCCGTCCTGCGGCCGGGCGGCGTAAGTCGGGGCGACAGGGGGCAGGACCGGACGCAGCACGCTGGCGCGGAAACGCGGGCCGGCGCGTCGTCGTCGGTGCCCGCGATGCGTCCCGGCGCCCTCCCATGCCAGGCCCGTCGACATGACCCGCACCGATCTGCACGACCGCATCCTTGCCCAGCGCCAGCAGCGCATCGCGCTGG includes the following:
- a CDS encoding ComF family protein — translated: MDASRVDGGWRRAVRLLFPPRCLICRETGSNDTDLCASCTERLPWNTSACPRCGVPMADAGDCGDCLRKPPVLTRTQAVFVYGFPLDRLVPRFKFHRDLAAGRLMAELMAGPLSSAPRPDAIVPVPLHARRLRERGYDQALELARPLAARLALPLRADLLRRVQPTAPQSELDALQRQRNVARAFAVPPGSVPPGHVALLDDVMTTGATLHAAARALLAAGATRVDAWVCARVP
- the bioB gene encoding biotin synthase BioB, producing MSAHISTDAPVVRHDWRRDELLALFDLPFPELLHRASTVHRAHFDPAEVQVSTLLSVKTGGCPEDCAYCPQAQRYDTGVAAQKLMDADDVLAKAAQAKAAGASRFCMGAAWRSPKDRDIPKVAEMIRGVKALGLETCATLGMLSGPQAQALKDAGLDYYNHNLDTAPDFYGDIIRTREYQDRLDTLEHVRDAGMKTCCGGIVGMGESRDQRAGLLQALANLPSHPDSVPINRLVQVAGTPLHGTTELDPFEFVRTIAVARIVMPASMVRLSAGREAMSDELQALCFLAGANSIFYGEKLLTTGNPDTARDQALFARLGLRPMAVQVENMHDHHRTDAPGSGTVHADITRPEPSCGRAA